In the genome of Telluria mixta, the window AGTCTCGACAAGTACCCTGCGCCGCTGGGAGGCCACCGGCCGATTTGTCCCGCTACGGACGGTGGCCTACACGCGCATCGACGGCGTGCGCAGGGTCGGGCAGGAGGCACGATGCTGATCGCACACCGCGTCGCGCTCGACCCGAACAACGTGCAGGCGACGTACCTCGCGCGCGCCGCCGGCGTTGCGCGCTTCGCCTACAACTGGGCCCTGTCCGAATGGCAGCGACAATATTTGGCACAACGAGCTGATCCGGCGCTGCCGGCGCCGTCACAGCTCGCGCTGCGGCGCCAGCTGAACGCGATCAAGCGCGAACAATTCCCCTGGATGTTGAACGTCACGAAGAACGCGCCGCAAATGGCGATCATCCAGTTGGGCGAGGCTTTCAATAACTTTTTCGCGCATCGTGCACGTTACCCCAGGTGTCGCCGCAAGGGCGTCGACGACCGTTTCACCCTGACAAACGACCAGTTTCGCGTGGACAGCAAGCGCTTTTACATTCCCAAGCTGGGCTAGGTCCGCATGCGCGAAGCATTGCGCTTTACGGGCCGGATCGTCTCGGCGACTGTTTCCCGCCGCGCTGACCGATGGCATGTCAGCATTACCGTCGACGCGACCGACGCATCCCTGCCGCCTGCCGAAAACCAAGGCGTGGTGGGGATCGATCTCGGCGTGTCGGTACTGGCCACGCTGTCGACGGGAGAGCAGTGGCTGGGCGCCAAAACGCTGCGCACGCTCTTCGACCGACTGCGGCGGCTGTCGCGCTCGCTGTCGCGCAAGGTGAAGGGCTCCCGCAACCGGGACAAGGCGAAGCGGCGCCTGGCCCGACTGCACGCGAGAATCGCCAACATACGCCGCGACAGTTTGCACAAGCTAACGAACAGCGTCACCCGGCGCTTTCATATGATCGGGATCGAGGATCTGAACGTGAAGGGCATGCTGGCAAACCGGTGCCTGGCACGCGCAGTCGCCGACATGGGCTTTCACGAGCTACGCCGCCAGCTGAGCTACAAGGCCGCGTGGCGTGGCGGACATGTGGTCGTGGTGGACCGGTGGTACCCGAGCAGCAAGACGTGCTCGCACTGCGGACATTGGCTGGAGGAACTCGCACTCGGGACGCGCAGTTGGACTTGTCCCGGGTGCGGGGTACTACACAACCGCGACATCAACGCCGCGGTCAACTTGAAGAATATGGCGATGAGTTCCATCGCAACCGCCTGTGGAGGGGACGGCTCTGGCCCCGTGCGCGAGCACGGGACGAAACCGGCCCCGTTGAGCCAGGAACCCAGCGGCAAAAGCTAACGGTGGTTAGTTTTGCGTAGGTCTCGGAGAACGGAGCCTTTCTTTTGGGTTACCGGTCGCGTCAGACGGCGACGCTATCCGCCACGTCGCGGAACTCGCTGATCTGGTCGAAGTTCATGTAGCGGTAGATCTGGTCGGCGTTCTCGGTGAGCACGCCGGTGTGCGCCATGTACTCCTCGCGGGTCGGGATCTTGCCCAGGGTCGAGCAGACCGCGGCCAGTTCGGCCGAACCCAGGTACACGCGGGTGTCGATGCCGAGGCGGTTCGGGAAGTTGCGCGTCGACGTCGACATCACGGTCGCACCCTTGCGGATCTGCGCCTGGTTACCCATGCACAGCGAGCAGCCCGGCATTTCCATGCGCGCGCCCGTGCGGCCCAGCGTGCCGTAGTGGCCTTCGGCCGTCAGCACCTGCTGGTCCATCTTGGTCGGCGGGGCGACCCACAGGCGGACCGGGATGTCGGTCTTGCCTTCCAGGAGTTTCGAGGCGGCGCGGAAGTGGCCGATGTTGGTCATGCACGAGCCGACGAACACGTCGTCGATCTTGTCGCCGGCGACGTCGGACAGCGTCTTGACGTCGTCCGGGTCGTTCGGGCAGGCGACGATCGGTTCATGGATGTCGGCCAGGTCGATCTCGATGACGGCGGCGTATTCGGCATCCGCGTCCGGCGCCAGCAGGTCCGGCTTGGCCAGCCAGGCTTCCATGGCCTTGATGCGGCGTTCCAGCGTGCGGCGGTCCAGGTAGCCGTTCGCGATCATCCACTTCATCAGCGTGATGTTCGAGTTCATGTACTCGATGATCGGTGCCTTGTCCAGGTGGACCGTGCAGCCGGCGGCCGAGCGCTCGGCCGACGCGTCGGACAGTTCGAACGCCTGTTCGACCTTCAGGTTCGGCAGGCCTTCGATTTCCAGGATACGGCCGGAGAAGATGTTCTTCTTGCCCTTCTTGTCGACGGTCAGCAGGCCTTGCTGGATCGCGTACAGCGGGATCGCGTTGACCAGGTCACGCAGGGTGACGCCGGGTTTCATCTCGCCCTTGAAGCGGACCAGCACCGATTCCGGCATGTCCAGCGGCATCACGCCGGTGGCGGCCGCGAAGGCGACGAGGCCCGAGCCGGCCGGGAACGAGATACCGATCGGGAAGCGGGTGTGCGAGTCGCCGCCGGTGCCGACGGTGTCCGGCAGCAGCAGGCGGTTCAGCCACGAGTGGATCACGCCGTCGCCCGGACGCAGCGCGACGCCGCCGCGGTTCTCGATGAAGGTCGGCAGTTCCTTGTGCATCTTGACGTCGACCAGCTTCGGATAGGCGGCCGTGTGGCAGAACGATTGCATCACGAGGTCGGCCGAGAAGCCCAGGCAGGCCAGGTCCTTCAGCTCGTCGCGGGTCATCGGGCCGGTGGTGTCTTGCGAGCCCACGGTGGTCATCTTCGGTTCGCAGTACGTGCCCGGACGGATGCCCTGGCCTTCCGGCAGGCCGCACGCGCGGCCGACCATCTTCTGGGCCAGCGAGAAGCCGCGGCCGCTGTCTTCCGGGTTCTGCGGCAGGCGGAACAGGGTCGACGGCGCGAGGCCCAGCGCTTCGCGCGCCTTGGAGGTCAGGCCGCGGCCGATGATCAGCGGAATACGGCCGCCGGCGCGCACTTCGTCGAACAGCACGTCGGATTTCACTTTGAACTCGGCGATGACTTCGCCGTTCTTCAGGGCCTTGCCGTCGTACGGACGCAGTTCGATGACGTCGCCCATGTCCATGTTCGTCACGTCCAGCTCGATCGGCAGGGCGCCGGCGTCTTCCATCGTGTTGTAGAAGATCGGGGCGATCTTGGTGCCGAGGCACACGCCGCCGAAGCGCTTGTTCGGGATGAACGGGATGTCTTCGCCCGTGAACCACAGCACCGAGTTGGTGGCGGATTTACGCGAGGAGCCCGTGCCGACCACGTCGCCGACGTAAGCGACCAGGTGGCCCTTGGCCTTCAGCGCCTCGATCTGCTTGATCGGGCCGATCTTGCCCGGCTCTTCCGGATTGATGCCCGGGCGCGGGTTCTTCAGCATGGCCAGCGCGTGCAGCGGGATGTCCGGGCGGGTGGTGGCGTCCGGGGCCGGCGACAGGTCGTCGGTGTTGGTCTCGCCGGACACCTTGAACACGGTCAGCGTCATGCTTTCCGGGACGGCCGGACGCGACGTGAACCACTCGGCGTCGGCCCACGACTGGATCACTTCCTTGGCGTTGGCGCTGCCCTTGTCGGCCAGTTCCTTCACGTCGTGGAAGTAGTCGAACATCAGCAGGGTCTTTTTCAGGCCTTCGGCGGCGACTTTGCCGACGACAGCGTCGTCCAGCAGGTCGATCATCGGCTTGATGTTGAAGCCGCCGAGCATCGTGCCCAGCAGGCGGGTCGCCAGTTCGCGCGAGACCAGCGGGCTGGTTTCCTCGCCGCGGGCGATCTTGTTCAGGAAGGCGGCCTTGACCTTCGCCGCGTCGTCCACGCCCGCCGGGACGCGGTTCGTGATCAGGTCGACCAGGAAGTCTTCTTCGCCCGCCGGCGGGTTCTTCAGGAGTTCGACCAGGTCCGTGGTCTGTGCTGCGGACAGGGGCAGCGGGGGCACGCCGAGGGCGGCGCGTTCGGCGACATGGGTGCGGTATGCGGCTAACATGGGAAGCTCTTTCAGTCGTTTTGAAAAGCAGGACAGCGGTTGCTGGCCCTGTACTGCCGATATTGTATCTCAAGTCTTCTATAAGACATAAGACGAGAAATACACATTTGTCCCATCCGCGCATCAATCCGCTGCCTGGCCGCTCCTTGCGATGTCGCGCGGCGTCATGCCGAACGCGCGCTTCATCCACGCCGCCATGTGGCTTTGATGGGCAAAGCCGACTTCCAGCGCCACCTGTCCGGCGCTCAGCCGCCCCTGCAGCAACAGCGACCTGGCCCGCTCCAGGCGTCGCTGCACGACGTACCGGTGCACGGGCACGCCCATCGTCTGGCGAAACAGGACGTTGAAATGCGGTACGCTCAAGTCGACGAGGGCGGCCAGCCGGTCCAGGGACAGGCGTTCGTCGAGGTGCGCCTCGATGTAGTCGATCACCCGCGCCGCCGCGCGCGCCGACAGGGCGCGCCGCGTGCGGCCGTCCGCCACCTCGGCGCCGGCGAGGCGCACGGCCATCGCGGTGCCCAGGCTCCCGGCATAGAGCGGGTCGGATGCTTCCTCGGCCTCGAGCTCGGCCAGCAGCGCCCACGCCAGGTGCT includes:
- a CDS encoding MerR family transcriptional regulator; this encodes MSKLLFIDAAAKTLGVSTSTLRRWEATGRFVPLRTVAYTRIDGVRRVGQEARC
- a CDS encoding RNA-guided endonuclease InsQ/TnpB family protein, encoding MLIAHRVALDPNNVQATYLARAAGVARFAYNWALSEWQRQYLAQRADPALPAPSQLALRRQLNAIKREQFPWMLNVTKNAPQMAIIQLGEAFNNFFAHRARYPRCRRKGVDDRFTLTNDQFRVDSKRFYIPKLG
- a CDS encoding RNA-guided endonuclease InsQ/TnpB family protein, which encodes MREALRFTGRIVSATVSRRADRWHVSITVDATDASLPPAENQGVVGIDLGVSVLATLSTGEQWLGAKTLRTLFDRLRRLSRSLSRKVKGSRNRDKAKRRLARLHARIANIRRDSLHKLTNSVTRRFHMIGIEDLNVKGMLANRCLARAVADMGFHELRRQLSYKAAWRGGHVVVVDRWYPSSKTCSHCGHWLEELALGTRSWTCPGCGVLHNRDINAAVNLKNMAMSSIATACGGDGSGPVREHGTKPAPLSQEPSGKS
- a CDS encoding bifunctional aconitate hydratase 2/2-methylisocitrate dehydratase, which gives rise to MLAAYRTHVAERAALGVPPLPLSAAQTTDLVELLKNPPAGEEDFLVDLITNRVPAGVDDAAKVKAAFLNKIARGEETSPLVSRELATRLLGTMLGGFNIKPMIDLLDDAVVGKVAAEGLKKTLLMFDYFHDVKELADKGSANAKEVIQSWADAEWFTSRPAVPESMTLTVFKVSGETNTDDLSPAPDATTRPDIPLHALAMLKNPRPGINPEEPGKIGPIKQIEALKAKGHLVAYVGDVVGTGSSRKSATNSVLWFTGEDIPFIPNKRFGGVCLGTKIAPIFYNTMEDAGALPIELDVTNMDMGDVIELRPYDGKALKNGEVIAEFKVKSDVLFDEVRAGGRIPLIIGRGLTSKAREALGLAPSTLFRLPQNPEDSGRGFSLAQKMVGRACGLPEGQGIRPGTYCEPKMTTVGSQDTTGPMTRDELKDLACLGFSADLVMQSFCHTAAYPKLVDVKMHKELPTFIENRGGVALRPGDGVIHSWLNRLLLPDTVGTGGDSHTRFPIGISFPAGSGLVAFAAATGVMPLDMPESVLVRFKGEMKPGVTLRDLVNAIPLYAIQQGLLTVDKKGKKNIFSGRILEIEGLPNLKVEQAFELSDASAERSAAGCTVHLDKAPIIEYMNSNITLMKWMIANGYLDRRTLERRIKAMEAWLAKPDLLAPDADAEYAAVIEIDLADIHEPIVACPNDPDDVKTLSDVAGDKIDDVFVGSCMTNIGHFRAASKLLEGKTDIPVRLWVAPPTKMDQQVLTAEGHYGTLGRTGARMEMPGCSLCMGNQAQIRKGATVMSTSTRNFPNRLGIDTRVYLGSAELAAVCSTLGKIPTREEYMAHTGVLTENADQIYRYMNFDQISEFRDVADSVAV
- a CDS encoding helix-turn-helix domain-containing protein; translated protein: MPADRTPLEPHSGQRRSLVSSAALGWTGFGADMIDVAAGRHRIPGIVHHRVGVHVGRPVRALCRCDGARSARIQAHGDVDVIPAGLDGEWSDDADCTILNIWFADGFLRKTYDQLGLTSAKAQIRPSFQWRDPRFQHLAWALLAELEAEEASDPLYAGSLGTAMAVRLAGAEVADGRTRRALSARAAARVIDYIEAHLDERLSLDRLAALVDLSVPHFNVLFRQTMGVPVHRYVVQRRLERARSLLLQGRLSAGQVALEVGFAHQSHMAAWMKRAFGMTPRDIARSGQAAD